The region CGGATTTGCAGGCCGGCGTGATCCGTACGCCATTGGAGCCGGGCGCAACGTTCAATGATGATCCGCTGCGCCTCATGCGCGGCATTCGTTTCGCGGCGCAATTGCAATTCAAAATCGAAACAAAAACATTTGCTGCGATGGCGGCAATGCGCGAGCGGCTGGGCATTATTTCGCAAGAACGCATTACCGAAGAATTGCTCAAAATCGTGGCTGTGCCCAAACCCTCGATCGGGTTCGATCTGCTCGACAAATCCGGCGTGCTGCAAATCATTTTGCCGGAGCTGGTCGAATTGAAAGGCGTGGAAGAATACGCCGGCTATCAGCACAAGGACGTGTTCAATCACACGCTGATGGTCTTGAATAATCTCAGCAGCGTGTCGGATAAAATACCCTTGCGCCTGGCGGCGCTGTTTCATGATATCGCCAAACCGCGCACGAAAGAATTCAAGCCCGGCAAAGGCTGGACGTTTCATGGCCACGAGGACGTTGGCGGCCGCATGATTCCCCCGATTTTTCGCCGGCTCAAGCTGCCGATGGAATGGTCAAACTATGTGCAAAAACTGACACGTTTGCATCTGCGCCCGATTGCGCTTACGGAAGAAGAGTGTACCGATTCCGCCTACCGCCGGTTGCTGTTTCAAGCCGGCGAAGATTTGGAAGATTTGCTCACGCTCTGCCGTTCGGATATCACCTCGGGCAATGCACAGCGCCGCAAACAGCATCTCGAAAATTTTGATTTCGTCGTGCGGCGCCTCAATGAAGTGGAAGAAAAAGATCGCATGCGCGCGTTTCAATCGCCGGTACGCGGCGACGAGATTATGACGCTCTGCCAATTGCAGCCCGGCCCGCTGGTGGGCAAATTAAAAACCGCAATTGAAGAAGCGATTTTAGAGGGCGTAATTCCCAATGAGCATGGCGCGGCGCGCGCATAT is a window of Cytophagia bacterium CHB2 DNA encoding:
- a CDS encoding HD domain-containing protein, which encodes MITLLQEFPLLKTIGDFANQHDQEVYVVGGFVRDYLLHRLENEKGGQEIDFVVVGDGIQFATALARHLRVAKPTVFQKFGTAMLRWQGQQLEFVGARKESYRGDSRKPEVEPADLSTDLARRDFTINAMAVALHAPDAGRLHDPFEGRTDLQAGVIRTPLEPGATFNDDPLRLMRGIRFAAQLQFKIETKTFAAMAAMRERLGIISQERITEELLKIVAVPKPSIGFDLLDKSGVLQIILPELVELKGVEEYAGYQHKDVFNHTLMVLNNLSSVSDKIPLRLAALFHDIAKPRTKEFKPGKGWTFHGHEDVGGRMIPPIFRRLKLPMEWSNYVQKLTRLHLRPIALTEEECTDSAYRRLLFQAGEDLEDLLTLCRSDITSGNAQRRKQHLENFDFVVRRLNEVEEKDRMRAFQSPVRGDEIMTLCQLQPGPLVGKLKTAIEEAILEGVIPNEHGAARAYLLNIKDEIMAQAPQASLNYAETFD